A window of Aurantibacillus circumpalustris genomic DNA:
TGGAAAATCACCTGCAATGCCGCCGCCAATTTGAAAGAAACCAACGCCTTTGCCACCGCTATTTTTAGGATACCAATCTGCCAACCAAGCCATGTATTCAATACCACTTTTCATGGTAATGGCTTTTATTTCATTTTTAATAACATAAGAAGCAAAAATATTTCCCATGGTACTGTCTTCCCATCCTGGTACAACAATTGGAAGATTTTTTTCAGCAGCGGCAAGCATCCAACTGTCCTTTGGATCAATTTCATAATACTGCTTTAACTCACCACTGTTTAAAATCTTGTACATGTATTCATGCGGAAAATAACGCTCTCCCGCAGTATCAGCATCTTTCCAAATCTTGTAAATATGTTTTTGTAAACGACGAAATGCTTCTTCTTCGGGAATACAAGTATCTGTTACACGATTGTAATGGTTTTCTAAAAGATCCCACTCGTCTTGCGGTGATAGATCACGGTAGTTTGGAACGCGTTTATAGTGACTATGTGCTACTAAATTCATGATGTCTTCTTCAAGGTTTGCACCAGTGCAAGAGATTATATCTACTTTATCCTGACGAATCATTTCAGCCAATGATTTCCCTAATTCAGCAGTACTCATTGCGCCAGCTAATGTTATCATCATTTTACCGCCTTCGGTTAAATGTGTTTCATAACCTTTTGCCGCATCAACCAAAGCAGCTGAATTAAAGTGTTTATAATGATGAGCAACGAAATTTGAAATGGGCCCTTTTTTTGCTAATGTTGAATCTGACATAATTTTATTTTAAAGCGCAAAGATAAAATTTTTTGTGGACAGGAGAGAATGAAAATTTGTAGCGGAATAAAGAATATTTATGTGAAAAAATGAGCGAAAATTGAGCGATTTTTTCACTTCAGGCTGACCAAAAATTGAATTGTATTTTTTAGTGGACTAACACGTTATAATTCTTTAATTCCCGCCAATTGCTCGCATTTTTCATACACCAGCCAAAAAACATTTTCAAAATCACTTTCTGTTCCGTAATAAGGATCTGGAACTTCATCTTCATAGGAAGGTTCACCGCTTAAAAACAAACTCACCTTGTTTTTATGAGACTCTTTCTTCGCTAAGGCTAAAATATTTTTAAAATTATTTTTATCCATCGCATAGATCTTATCAAAATTTTCAAAGTCAATAGCGCTGAACTGACGAGCCCTCAAAGAACTTAAATCGACACCTTTTTTTTTGGCATTGGCAATTGTGCGCCTATCAGGGGCTTCACCAACGTGATAGTTAGCTGTACCTGCCGAATCTATTTCGAGTTGAAGGTTATGTTTGCTTTTTAAATGAAGCATAATTCCTTCCGCAAGGGGGGAGCGACAAATATTGCCAAGGCAGACAAAGAGTATTTTTTGCATAGTAGGAAAAGGATAAAAATAAAAAAGCGAATCAGTTTGATTCGCTTATTGAAATTAATTTTTGGTTATAAAGAAAAACTGTAGGAGGCTCTCATTCCATTAGTGTAGAAACCCTCAATTAGTATTGGACCTGATTTCTCAAGACGTTCTTTCATCTGAACAGATGAATTCATTTTCTTTTTATCAATATGTGTGATAATGAAACCTGGTTGAATCCCTGTTTGGGCTAATTTGCCTGGATTTATTTTTTGAATTCGCACACCATTTTCAACTTTCATGGCTTCCAATTCATCTAAGCTAAGATCTTGAAATTCGGCTCCAAGAATATTGGTTTTTACTATTTCTGTCTTTTTTACAAGGTTGGTTGTATTATTAAGTGTTTTTAAAACTACAGGTACAGTAACAGTTTTATTATTGCGCATTACGTTTACGTTTATTTTATCACCTGGACGGTAACGACTTATTTGTTCCTGTAATTCACTAACAGAACTTATAGCAATATCTTGTATCGAAGTAATCACGTCACCTTCCTCAATTCCTGCCTCTTCAGCGCTACCTCCACTAGTAAGCCCGTTTACATAAACACCCGTTAATTGTTTAAGTTTTCTATCTGCTGCAAATTTGGCGTCAATGTCCTGAATACTTACCCCAATATAGGCACGTTGAACGGTTCCAAATTCAACCATATCACTCACTACTTTCTTAACTATATTAACCGGTACCGCAAAAGAATAACCTTGGTAAGAACCGTTATTTGAAGCAATGGCGGTATTTATTCCAATAAGCTCTCCATCAGTATTTACAAGTGCTCCACCACTATTTCCAGGATTAACAGCAGCGTCGGTTTGGATAAAAGATTCAATCGGACGTTTATTTCCATTCAAAATATTGTTACGTCCTTTTGCACTTATAATACCTGCCGTTACAGTGCTATTTAAGTTAAAAGGATTTCCAACTGCAAGCACCCATTCGCCAACTCTTACGCCATCACTGTTACCATAAGCCATGAAGGGTAAGTTTTTTTCTTTTATTTTTATAAGGGCCACATCAGTACTGGCATCGGCACCAATAATTTCAGCTTCATAAGTCCTTCGATCATTAAGAACAACTTCAATTTTATCAGAGCCAGAGATCACATGGTTGTTGGTTACAATGTAACCATCTTCACTTATAATGACGCCACTGCCACTTCCTTGCTGTACATATGTTTGTTGCCGTTTCTGTTGTCCAAAAAACAATTCTGCAAAAGGATCATAAGAAAGATTGTTTACATGTTCGCTGACGGTCTTTATATGCACAACAGCATTCACAGATTTTTCAGCAGCCATCGTAAAATCATTCATGGTGCCCGCCGAAGCGCTCCCGGAATAATTAACTAGTTTATAAACAGAAGAGTTTTGAGGGTTGGTAAGTTGATTAGCAGTACCCTTTTTTCCGTTAAGAAATTGGTAACCAGCTAAGGCAATAACTCCACCAAAGCAAGCTACAAAAATGGATGAAACTATTTTTTTCATATCAAAATATTTTTTTAGTTACTTGTATAACACAAAAGTAATGCTGAAATTATTTTGGCAGTTTGTTTTTAACAATCCTTAACCAGCAAGGGATACGGGCTGTTAAAAATTCAAAATATTAATATAAAGGACTTCGCTATTTTTACTAAATTTACAAATAAAATTAATGAGATTGAAAAGGAAAATACCACCGTTTATTTTTGGAGTGTCTATAGGTTTAATCATTAGTGCTGCATTTTTTTTCTTCAAACTCAATGAGGTTTTTAACCGTTTAAAATCTACAGGAGCTGGGCAAATTACCGTTATCGAACAGTCTGTAAAGAATGAAGATGTGAAGGACAAAAAGGATAAGAAAAAAAACAAAGAACGCTTCAAAATAAATGTTTCCAAAAGCCCAAACATAAACTACAAAGAAGTAGATAGCCTTATAGCACTCGATTCAAAAATAAGTATTGCAACCGATGAATTATTGTCAGTTAAAAATGTTAAAGTAATTAACATTGGTGACAATATAACAGGAAGAGATTCTCTAGCAGCGAAACTAGCAAAGGTGGACAACAATTATTCAAATTTATATTTTATCGAATTTTGGAAAACACCTCTTAACTCAAAAGGCTATAAGTTTTCAAAAAATAAAATAATGCTTTACGGTTTTTTAGATTTTAATAATGTTCTTCTCTATCAACTTGATAACGCTTATTATATAAAGTGTTCAGATCAAGTCTATAAATTATTCTACGGAGGTGATTTTAGAAAGTTAGAAAAAGTAGTTGATACCGACCTTCTTGCAAAAATCAATTAATGGAAATTAAATTTCAAAAATATCAGGGTACTGGAAACGACTTTATCATGATTGATAATCGCTTTAATCCGATTTCTCTCTCAAACGAACAAGTTGCATTTTTATGCCACCGCCGTTTTGGTATCGGAGCCGATGGTCTTATTCTTCTTGAATCAGAACCTGGTTTCGATTTTCGAATGGTTTATTACAACAGCGATGGCAATTTAAGCAGCATGTGCGGTAACGGTGGTAGGTGCCTTGTAGCTTTCGCGAAAGATCTGGGTCTTATTTCTAGCAAAGCTAAATTTTCAGCTATCGATGGGGAACATGAAGCCACACTAGAAGATGGCAAAGTGTCCCTGAAAATGAATGATGTTAAAAGCATGGAGTTGGGTGAAGATTATTTTTACCTGAATACAGGTTCACCGCACTATGTAAAGTTTGTTGAAGACGTTGAAAATTACGATGTTTTTAATGAAGGAAAAAAAATAAGATACAACGATCGTTTTAACGAAGAAGGAACAAATGTAAATTTTATTGAAAAGAATAACGAAGAGTTATTTGTGCGCACATACGAACGCGGAGTGGAGGACGAAACATATTCTTGTGGTACCGGTGTAACTGCCGCTGCTCTGGTCGCTGCTGTTAAGGGTATGTCTACCGGAAAAAATTCATGCCTTATTAAAACTAAAGGGGGAATGCTTGAAGTTACTTTCGATAAAGTACTTGAACAAAACTTTTATAACATCTGGTTATCAGGCCCAGCAATGTCTGTTTTTAAAGGGGTAATAGAATTAGAATAAAAGTTCAATCTAAGTGATTGTTTACTTTTTATAATTTAATCCTAAAAAATAAAAATCAATTTATGTTTTTATCCGGAAACCTAATTTCTTTACGGGCCTTGGAACCTTCTGATGCTGAAATCCTATACCGTTGGGAAAACAACCGTGATATATGGCCTGTGAGCTTCACACAAATTCCTTTTAGTAAATTTATTCTGGAAGAGTTTACCAATGCTTCACATGCAGATATTTACACGAATAAACAACTTCGCTTAATGGTTAACAAACTGAATTCTAATGATACAATTGGAATGATTGACCTTTTTGATTTTGATGCACAGCATCAGCGCAGTGGTCTTGGTATTTATATCTATGAAACATTTCGTAAGTCAGGTTGTGCGCTTGAGTGTGTAGAATTAATCAAAGACTATTGTTTTAAAACCTTATTACTGAAGCAACTTTTTGTACATATTAATGAATCTAACCCAGCCAGCGTTGCTTTGTTTGAAAAGGCAGGATTCGAGAAAAGCGGTCTAAAAAAATCTTGGACCAAAACAGGCTTAAATTCTTACGAAGATGTTTGGTTTATGCAATGCATTAATAAAGGTGCCTAAATTTTTTTTCATATTTCGTTCTGTAATTTTTGCAGTTTCTCTTATCTGTTTAATTGCGTGTGATTCTGAAATGACGCCCAATTCCATAAAAGAAAAAAAAGATACATTAGTTTATTTAAATCATTCTGATACCGCGAAATATATTGGAATGAATACATGCAGACAATGCCACCAATCTATTTACAATACTTTTATAGAAACAGGAATGGGAAAATCTTTCGATGTGGCTTCGCGCAAAAAATCTTTCGGTGATTTTATATCCGCTTCTATTTATGATAGGATTGCTAACCTACAGTATAGGGCATATTGGAACAAAGACAGTTTGTTTATCAAGGAATTTCGCCTTAGTAAAAAGGACACAACACATACAAGAACTGAAAAAGTAAATTATATTATTGGATCTGGGCAACACACAAACTCGCACATGTATTCCGTAAACGGTTATGTCCATCAAATGCCAATGACCTATTACACGCAAAAAAAGCACTGGGATCTTCCCCCAGGTTTTGAAAATGGTGTGAATACCCGATTTTCAAGAAAAATTGGGTTAGAGTGTATGTCCTGTCATAATGCCTACCCAGAATTTGTAAAGGGTTCTGAAAATAAATTTACACGTTTACCAAACGGAATAGATTGTGAGCGCTGTCACGGTCCAGGTAGCATTCACGTTGCCCAAAGAAGTACAGGAAGTAAAGTGGATACATCAAAATACATTGATTATTCAATTGTAAATCCTGCCAAACTTTCTATAGATGCACAATTTGATATTTGCCAGCGTTGTCATTTACAAGGAAATGCAGTTTTAAAAGAAGGTAAATCATTTTACGATTTTAAACCTGGACAAAAGCTAAGTGACTTTATATCGGTGTTTTTGCCCAAATATAAAAATGCAGACGACGAATTTATTATGGCTTCTCATGCCGATCGTTTAAAACAAAGTGCTTGTTTCATTAAGTCGTATGAGAAAGTGAAAGATAATCGTTCATTAAAACCTTATAAAGAGGCTTTAACCTGTGTTACTTGTCATAATCCGCATGTGAGCGTTAAACAAACCAATAAAAATGTGTTCAATGATGCCTGCACTAATTGTCATAGTAATGCAAGCGAAATTAATAATGTACACAATGAATTAAAAAATAATGAATTAAAAAACTGTGTGAGTTGTCATATGCCTGCGTCTGGTTCTACAGATATTCCTCATGTTTCGGTGCATGATCATTATATCCGGAAACCAATTACAAAAAAAGAAAAAGATAAAATAAAAACCTTTATAGGATTGTTTTCAATAAATGAAAAAAATCCAGATAATTTGACCAAGGCCAATGCATACATTGACCAATATTCTAAATTCGAACAAAGCGCATCGTATCTAGATTCGGCCATATTTTTCTTAAAAAGTATTCCAGGTAATAAAAAAACACTGAGTAGTTTTATTCAAATTTATTTTATCCAACAAAAATATACCGAACTAATCGCATTGATAAAAAATCAGGGTGAACAAGTTTGTGATTCTGTTTTTAGTAAGGACTCCTATGATAATAAAGACGCTTGGGCGGCTTACCGAATAGGAGAAGCTTTTTCTAATACAAACGATAATACAAATGCTTTAAGATGGTTTAAAAAAGCGGCTAAATTGGCGCCCTATAATCTTGACTTCAGAAATAAGTTAGGTTCAAGTCTAGCAGCAGAATCTATGCTGAAAGAGTCTATAGAACAGTTTGAATTTATTTTAAATGAAAATCCAAAATTTGTATCTGCATATTCTAATTTAGGTTACATAAAGTTGTTACAAGGATTTCCCGCGGAAGCTTTGAGATTATATAAAGTAGGTGAAAAATTAGATCCTGATAATGAAGCACTTTTATTAAATTTAGCTGCTTATTATTTGAATACAAAAGAGAGACTTTTGGCAAAGAAGTATTTAGAAGAGGTGATAAGGGTAAATCCAAAAAACAAAAAAGCTCTTGCAGCAATACAGCAATTGAATAGTTTATGAGTAAGAAAAAGAAAAATAGTTTTATAATGTCTCTTGTAGTAATCGTAATCATTGTATTTGCCGCAATGTATGTTTATAAGAAGTTTTTAAAAGGAATTGATTTAAAAGATAAAAATTACACTTACATCTATATAGGAAAAAACGATTCGTTTGAAGATGTAATGAATAGTATTAATTCGGAAGATATTATTGAAAACCCAACAGCATTTTCCTGGCTTGCTAAAGAAATGGATCTAGAAAAGAATATAAATCCTGGTAAGTACAGAATTATTGACGGAATGAACATGCGTCAGATTATAAATTTGATTAAATACAATAAACAAGAAAAAGTTAAACTTACTTTTAATTCTCAAATTCATAATCTTGATGAATTTGTTGAATACGTTGATGATAAATTGGAATTGAGTAATTCTGAACTGGAAGACGTTTTAACCGATGAGAAAAAACTTCGTGAATGGTTTAAATTAGATCCGGATAATTCTTTTGCACTCATTATTCCTGGTGTTTACGAGCTTAGCTGGGCTGTAAGCACTGACGATTTTTTTAAAATTCTAAAAGAAAAGTTTAATAAAGTATGGAACTCTACAAGATTAGCGCAAGCAAAAAAATTAGGCTATAAAGTATCAGAAATTATTACAATGGCTTCTATCGTGCAGAACGAAAGTGCTATTGAAAGCGAACAGGAAAAAATTGCAGGAGTTTATTTTAACCGCTTAAAAAAAGGAATGCGCCTTGAAGCTGATCCTACCTTAAAATTTGCGAATAAAAATTTTGGTGTAAAGCGTGTTTATAATATTGACAAGGAAATTAATTCCCCATATAACACTTATCGATACAAAGGTTTACCACCCGGGCCAATTTCTTTAGTAAACACGCAAGCACTCGATGCAACTTTAAATTACAATAAACATAATTTTATCTTTTTTTGTGCTAAACCACAGCTTAATGGCTTCTCCGACTTCTCTTCTACTTACGATCAGCATAGGAGGTTTGCATCGGCATATCAAAAGGCAATGAATAAAAAAGGTATTGGTCGCTAATAATTTGTATTTTTGAAACTCATATCTCTGTTAGATTTAAACAGAGATTAATATATTAAATCCTTAACAATGGAAAAGAATATTGAAGATAAAATAAAACTACTTGAAGATAAATATGCTCAAATGGGTCAGGATATTAACAGTTATCTTGATGGGTTGTTACTGTCAAATTACCTCACATATTGGGATTATACGCAGGTTGAGACATTGTTAACACTACAAAATCCAAAAACAGATTATCCTGACGAGTTAATTTTTATCATGTATCACCAAATTACGGAGTTGTATTTTAAACTCTGTATGCATGAGTTTGAGCAGTTAGGTAATAATGGAAAAATTATTTCTGAAAGCGGAAAAGATGAAGGCTGGAAGTCTGACCTTGATAGCACTTTTTTTGTAGAACGTGTAAACAGAATTAACCGCTACTTTGAAGCGCTTACAAAATCTTTTGAGATAATGATTGATGGTATGGAAAAGGAGCAATTTTTGAAATACCGAATGGCTCTGTTACCTGCAAGCGGATTCCAGAGTGCACAATATCGAATGATTGAGATATGCAGCACAGATTTTATCAATTTGGTTGATAAAGATGTTCGTTCTGAATATACAGGAAAGAACGCTCCGATAGAAGAGCTATTCAAATACATTTATTGGAACAAAGGTGCAACTGAATTAGCTACTGGAAAAAAGACACTCACACTAAATCAGTTTGAGAAAAAATACGGAGAAAAATTTATCGCGTTAGCTCAAGAATACCAAACAAAAAATATTTACCAAAAATATTTAAGTTTACCCGAACACGACAGAAACAATCCTAAAACAAAAAACGCTTTAAAGCAGTTAGATGTGAATGTAAATATTAACTGGCCTTTGGTACATTATAAAAGTGCGGTGCGTTATTTACAACAAAATACTGGAGATATTTCAGCTACAGGAGGAACGAATTGGCAGAAATATTTACCACCACGTTTTCAAAAAAGAATTTTTTATCCAGAACTATGGACAAAAGAAGAAATGGAAGACTGGGGAAAGGGCTGGGTTGAAACCAATGTGTTTAAAGTAGAAGGTTAGGAATTATCAATCTTTTTCGAATAAAAATAATTGAGTACATAAAATGTCAATTAGTGTAAGTAATATTAGTAAGTTATACGGTGCTCAGAAAGCGCTTAATAACATTTCCTTCGAAGTGGGAGGTAATGAAATCATTGGATTTCTAGGACCCAATGGAGCCGGCAAAAGTACCATGATGAAAATATTAACTTGCTATATTCCGCCTAGCGAGGGTAGTGCTAAAGTTTGTGGTTTTGATATTTTGGAGCAAAGTCTTGATGTTAGAAAGCAAATAGGGTACCTACCTGAACACAATCCTTTATATCTTGATATGTATGTGAAGGAATTTTTAGAATTTGTAGGTAATATTCACAAAATAAAAAATGTTACTGGCCGTGTGAAAGAAATGATTGATATCACCGGTTTACAGCTTGAGCAAAATAAGAAAATTGGCGCTTTAAGTAAGGGGTATCGTCAGCGTGTTGGTTTGGCACAGGCTATGATCCATGATCCCAAAGTATTAATCATGGATGAACCAACTACCGGTTTAGATCCAAATCAATTGGAAGAAATACGAAGTCTTATTAAATCTTTAGGTAAACAAAAAACGGTTATGCTTAGCACGCATATTATGCAGGAAGTTGAAGCTATTTGTGACAGAGTAATTATTATAAACAAAGGTGAAATTGTTGCAAATGATGAAACGAAAAATCTTCAAAAAAATACTACGCGACAAATTGTTACGGTAGAATTTGATAAAGAAATAAAAACGGATTTATTAAAGACTATTGAAGGGGTTGAACAGGTTAAATCTCTTACAGAGACTACATGGCAATTATTTTCTTCTGCTCAGGTAGATATCAGAAAAGAGATCTTCAATTTTGCTGTGGCCAATAATTTAAGCGTATTAACACTCAATAAAGAAGAACAAAAAATTGAGGACGTTTTTAAAGAGCTTACTAAGTAAATTAAACTTAATAACTCTGTAAAAACCTGTTTCTATGGCCTAAAAACCAAGGTGTATTCAGCCAAGGTCTCACTGGAAGTAGGATTAGTAAACTTAAATTTATCGAGCCCCTTTAAAAGCTCTGTTACTTGTGATTGTTGTTCTTTACTCAAATCAAAACTATTAGTATAAACTACTTTATCCACTTTCCCTTCTGCAGTAATATAAAGCGTGGCATCAAATTTTTGTAAAAGATTTTTAGCCTTTAAACGGGTGTTAAGTTCCTTGATTAACGCGCTTTCACCACCAGCGTATTGACATGTATTTACATTGCTTAAATCCGCAGATGAAATGCTGACGCCTGCTGCCATTGCGTCGTCATCTTTTTTTGTTCTGCTTGTCTTGGCAAGACCTTCTTTTTTTTTGGCTCTTATGCTAGCAACTTCCTCTTCTTCCTCTAAAGTCTTGTTTTGTTTGTTTTCAGCTAAATCTTCTTTGCTAACATACCTATCATCAGCGGCTACTGGTGCGCTTACCATTGGAACTGCTTTAACTCTCATTACGTTATTAACTGCCAAAGCAGATTCATTTATTGTTGCAGGAAGTTCCTTATCGGCAGTACTAACAAGTTTTTGATCTGCACTACGGATTTCTTTATTATTTTCTGCCTCTGGTTCCTTTTGATTATTTTTAAAAGTCATCGCATTTTTTTCCTGCGGTTTTTTAGCAGAGACTGTTTCGTTATGTTTCAGTTCGTCAGTGAGTACAGACGAAGACGTTTTTTCATTTTGAGTTTCAAGTGTTTTTTGAATTTCATCCTTTGGCAAAGAATTAGATTCAAGAGCAAGATCTTCTCTTTTTGACAAAGAGCTATTTAGGATAAAATAAATACTAAAACCAACTACAAGAAATAATCCGGCTGCTGCATACCAATAAGCCATGTTAGATTTTTTTTCAGTAATAAAGATTTCAGAATAGGCCCGGGAATCTAATTTGGTTTTTAAGTCAAGAATTTCCTCCTCGTCAAGATTAGCAAAGCCCTCCATAGCTTCTTTATCAAAATCATCCATGGGAGCATTGGAATCATTTTTGGATGAGTTCAAAAAGTTCTTAATTGGTTTGTTATCGCTATTATCCTTCTGGTTGTTCATTTATTAAGGATTCTATTTTTATTTTCAAATTACGTTTACCATTCTGAATGTAACTTTTTACATCGTTATTACTAAATCCAGTTACTTCGCTAATTTCAATGTAAGATTTGTTTTGGAAGTAAAATAGCTCAATACACATTTTTTGTTCCTTGTTTAAAAACTGTATTGCACTTTCCATCATTCCAATTTGCCTCTCCTTTTCTTTTAGATGATCTAAATCGGGCATATCCACAAAAAAGTGAGCATTTTCTTTCAATTCGAGCTCTTTTTTGAGTAAACTCTGCCTTTTTCTCAACTCCATAAGGCAGAAATTTTTACTATAGACGTATAACCAGCTCTTAAAGTACTCAATTTTGTGTTTTTTGAGGTCTTGTAGAAGTTTTGTGAATATTTGTATAACAGCATCCTCAGCCTCATTTTTGTTCTTTAGGTATTTGAAGCATAAACCAAGCACAAGATGGCTATAGCGCTGATAAAGAATACCAACGTATCTATTATCATCCGTCTCAGAAAAAAAAGTAATGAGCTCTTTGTCGGAAGAATTTGTGTATTTGTTGTCAAAAACCAAAAAATCGGTGGATTTATTGACTAAGTTAATAAAATAACCAATAATAATTTGGC
This region includes:
- a CDS encoding deoxyhypusine synthase family protein, which gives rise to MSDSTLAKKGPISNFVAHHYKHFNSAALVDAAKGYETHLTEGGKMMITLAGAMSTAELGKSLAEMIRQDKVDIISCTGANLEEDIMNLVAHSHYKRVPNYRDLSPQDEWDLLENHYNRVTDTCIPEEEAFRRLQKHIYKIWKDADTAGERYFPHEYMYKILNSGELKQYYEIDPKDSWMLAAAEKNLPIVVPGWEDSTMGNIFASYVIKNEIKAITMKSGIEYMAWLADWYPKNSGGKGVGFFQIGGGIAGDFPICVVPMLYQDMEMTNIPFWSYFCQISDSTTSYGSYSGAVPNEKITWGKLDINTPKFIVESDATIVAPLIFAWILGW
- a CDS encoding low molecular weight protein-tyrosine-phosphatase, with product MQKILFVCLGNICRSPLAEGIMLHLKSKHNLQLEIDSAGTANYHVGEAPDRRTIANAKKKGVDLSSLRARQFSAIDFENFDKIYAMDKNNFKNILALAKKESHKNKVSLFLSGEPSYEDEVPDPYYGTESDFENVFWLVYEKCEQLAGIKEL
- a CDS encoding Do family serine endopeptidase, with the protein product MKKIVSSIFVACFGGVIALAGYQFLNGKKGTANQLTNPQNSSVYKLVNYSGSASAGTMNDFTMAAEKSVNAVVHIKTVSEHVNNLSYDPFAELFFGQQKRQQTYVQQGSGSGVIISEDGYIVTNNHVISGSDKIEVVLNDRRTYEAEIIGADASTDVALIKIKEKNLPFMAYGNSDGVRVGEWVLAVGNPFNLNSTVTAGIISAKGRNNILNGNKRPIESFIQTDAAVNPGNSGGALVNTDGELIGINTAIASNNGSYQGYSFAVPVNIVKKVVSDMVEFGTVQRAYIGVSIQDIDAKFAADRKLKQLTGVYVNGLTSGGSAEEAGIEEGDVITSIQDIAISSVSELQEQISRYRPGDKINVNVMRNNKTVTVPVVLKTLNNTTNLVKKTEIVKTNILGAEFQDLSLDELEAMKVENGVRIQKINPGKLAQTGIQPGFIITHIDKKKMNSSVQMKERLEKSGPILIEGFYTNGMRASYSFSL
- the dapF gene encoding diaminopimelate epimerase, with protein sequence MEIKFQKYQGTGNDFIMIDNRFNPISLSNEQVAFLCHRRFGIGADGLILLESEPGFDFRMVYYNSDGNLSSMCGNGGRCLVAFAKDLGLISSKAKFSAIDGEHEATLEDGKVSLKMNDVKSMELGEDYFYLNTGSPHYVKFVEDVENYDVFNEGKKIRYNDRFNEEGTNVNFIEKNNEELFVRTYERGVEDETYSCGTGVTAAALVAAVKGMSTGKNSCLIKTKGGMLEVTFDKVLEQNFYNIWLSGPAMSVFKGVIELE
- a CDS encoding GNAT family N-acetyltransferase: MFLSGNLISLRALEPSDAEILYRWENNRDIWPVSFTQIPFSKFILEEFTNASHADIYTNKQLRLMVNKLNSNDTIGMIDLFDFDAQHQRSGLGIYIYETFRKSGCALECVELIKDYCFKTLLLKQLFVHINESNPASVALFEKAGFEKSGLKKSWTKTGLNSYEDVWFMQCINKGA
- a CDS encoding multiheme c-type cytochrome; translation: MTPNSIKEKKDTLVYLNHSDTAKYIGMNTCRQCHQSIYNTFIETGMGKSFDVASRKKSFGDFISASIYDRIANLQYRAYWNKDSLFIKEFRLSKKDTTHTRTEKVNYIIGSGQHTNSHMYSVNGYVHQMPMTYYTQKKHWDLPPGFENGVNTRFSRKIGLECMSCHNAYPEFVKGSENKFTRLPNGIDCERCHGPGSIHVAQRSTGSKVDTSKYIDYSIVNPAKLSIDAQFDICQRCHLQGNAVLKEGKSFYDFKPGQKLSDFISVFLPKYKNADDEFIMASHADRLKQSACFIKSYEKVKDNRSLKPYKEALTCVTCHNPHVSVKQTNKNVFNDACTNCHSNASEINNVHNELKNNELKNCVSCHMPASGSTDIPHVSVHDHYIRKPITKKEKDKIKTFIGLFSINEKNPDNLTKANAYIDQYSKFEQSASYLDSAIFFLKSIPGNKKTLSSFIQIYFIQQKYTELIALIKNQGEQVCDSVFSKDSYDNKDAWAAYRIGEAFSNTNDNTNALRWFKKAAKLAPYNLDFRNKLGSSLAAESMLKESIEQFEFILNENPKFVSAYSNLGYIKLLQGFPAEALRLYKVGEKLDPDNEALLLNLAAYYLNTKERLLAKKYLEEVIRVNPKNKKALAAIQQLNSL
- the mltG gene encoding endolytic transglycosylase MltG → MSLVVIVIIVFAAMYVYKKFLKGIDLKDKNYTYIYIGKNDSFEDVMNSINSEDIIENPTAFSWLAKEMDLEKNINPGKYRIIDGMNMRQIINLIKYNKQEKVKLTFNSQIHNLDEFVEYVDDKLELSNSELEDVLTDEKKLREWFKLDPDNSFALIIPGVYELSWAVSTDDFFKILKEKFNKVWNSTRLAQAKKLGYKVSEIITMASIVQNESAIESEQEKIAGVYFNRLKKGMRLEADPTLKFANKNFGVKRVYNIDKEINSPYNTYRYKGLPPGPISLVNTQALDATLNYNKHNFIFFCAKPQLNGFSDFSSTYDQHRRFASAYQKAMNKKGIGR
- a CDS encoding tryptophan 2,3-dioxygenase family protein, whose product is MEKNIEDKIKLLEDKYAQMGQDINSYLDGLLLSNYLTYWDYTQVETLLTLQNPKTDYPDELIFIMYHQITELYFKLCMHEFEQLGNNGKIISESGKDEGWKSDLDSTFFVERVNRINRYFEALTKSFEIMIDGMEKEQFLKYRMALLPASGFQSAQYRMIEICSTDFINLVDKDVRSEYTGKNAPIEELFKYIYWNKGATELATGKKTLTLNQFEKKYGEKFIALAQEYQTKNIYQKYLSLPEHDRNNPKTKNALKQLDVNVNINWPLVHYKSAVRYLQQNTGDISATGGTNWQKYLPPRFQKRIFYPELWTKEEMEDWGKGWVETNVFKVEG
- the gldA gene encoding gliding motility-associated ABC transporter ATP-binding subunit GldA, which produces MSISVSNISKLYGAQKALNNISFEVGGNEIIGFLGPNGAGKSTMMKILTCYIPPSEGSAKVCGFDILEQSLDVRKQIGYLPEHNPLYLDMYVKEFLEFVGNIHKIKNVTGRVKEMIDITGLQLEQNKKIGALSKGYRQRVGLAQAMIHDPKVLIMDEPTTGLDPNQLEEIRSLIKSLGKQKTVMLSTHIMQEVEAICDRVIIINKGEIVANDETKNLQKNTTRQIVTVEFDKEIKTDLLKTIEGVEQVKSLTETTWQLFSSAQVDIRKEIFNFAVANNLSVLTLNKEEQKIEDVFKELTK
- a CDS encoding RNA polymerase sigma factor; the encoded protein is MNLTKIIFDFKCQIIIGYFINLVNKSTDFLVFDNKYTNSSDKELITFFSETDDNRYVGILYQRYSHLVLGLCFKYLKNKNEAEDAVIQIFTKLLQDLKKHKIEYFKSWLYVYSKNFCLMELRKRQSLLKKELELKENAHFFVDMPDLDHLKEKERQIGMMESAIQFLNKEQKMCIELFYFQNKSYIEISEVTGFSNNDVKSYIQNGKRNLKIKIESLINEQPEG